Proteins encoded within one genomic window of Anopheles gambiae chromosome 3, idAnoGambNW_F1_1, whole genome shotgun sequence:
- the LOC1279503 gene encoding iron-sulfur cluster assembly 2 homolog, mitochondrial — translation MNAIVQRRIGLCFSSLLQRRLLSSAAPNAADASSVQLSNTCINRLKEICKQNSFLRVAVEGGGCSGFQYKFSVEKQLGEDDIIVSRDGVQVAIDSASIEYLSGATIDYHTELIRSGFRVINNPKADQGCSCGASFTVKLD, via the exons ATGAACGCAATCGTGCAGAGACG CATTGGATTGTGCTTCTCGTCGCTGCTTCAACGCCGATTGTTGTCGAGCGCGGCACCAAATGCAGCTGATGCCAGCTCGGTGCAGCTGAGCAACACCTGCATCAACCGGCTGAAGGagatttgcaaacaaaattcgTTTCTACGTGTTGCGGTAGAGGGAGGAGGCTGTTCTGGCTTTCAGTACAAATTCTCCGTTGAAAAGCAGCTCGGCGAAGATGACATTATCGTGAGCCGTGACGGTGTGCAGGTGGCCATCGATAGTGCTTCGATCGAGTACCTGTCCGGGGCTACCATCGATTACCACACCGAGCTGATACGTTCCGGGTTTCGTGTGATTAACAATCCGAAAGCGGACCAAGGATGCTCGTGTGGTGCCTCGTTCACGGTGAAATTGGACTAG
- the LOC1279505 gene encoding peroxisomal membrane protein PEX13 isoform X1: MATNFRNTTLNEERIFGNTSGLNTSAGVIPTNHPPPLPPRPQFSGGGGDMMFGNRYGFPGQSGYHSYSPYGGYSSMDYYGHRSYGGYGGYGQGYGGGYGNPGGGFNYPEHRFIQLAEESSRPAFQILESLVGAVGNVATMLDSTFFAVTSSFRAVLSVAANLAHLKGTFAQFWSSLAVVRAAVWLYKKMLYKLRITKTDPTLEAFKEAFNVSTGSDVNGNNNGRKHSSSLLAALFMGFMLSVPYMLIKLFAPKVSEDTGKRFSINCADLHAAGLIQFPFLFSYPALSDPAMWNNPVEVQALHNFDASNAQEMSIRAGQSVLLAPKQIQTDRHLLNSGWVLAATADRRTSGIIPLNYVQALKQSVESQ, translated from the exons ATGGCGACCAACTTTCGGAACACAACCCTCAATGAGGAACGAATATTTGGCAATACAAGTGGACTAAACACGTCAGCTGGAGTAATTCCTACGAATCATCCACCACCTTTGCCACCGAGACCACAGTTTTCGGGTGGTGGGGGAGATATGATGTTCGGTAATCGGTATGGATTTCCTGGCCAATCTGGATATCACAGCTACAGCCCGTACGGAGGATATTCCTCTATGGATTATTATGGCCACAGGAGCTACGGTGGATATGGAGGGTACGGTCAAGGATATGGAGGAGGATACGGTAACCCCGGTGGTGGGTTCAATTACCCGGAACACAG GTTTATTCAGTTAGCAGAAGAAAGTTCGCGGCCCGCCTTTCAGATCCTTGAATCGCTCGTCGGCGCAGTTGGCAATGTGGCGACGATGCTAGACTCTACCTTCTTTGCCGTCACCAGCTCATTCCGTGCCGTGCTGAGTGTGGCAGCAAATTTGGCGCACCTGAAGGGAACGTTTGCCCAGTTCTGGTCATCTTTGGCTGTTGTGCGAGCGGCCGTGTGGTTGTATAAAAA GATGCTGTACAAACTGAGGATAACGAAAACAGATCCCACGTTGGAGGCATTCAAAGAAGCGTTTAATGTATCTACTGGTAGCGATGTGAACGGTAACAACAACGGCAGAAAACATTCATCCTCACTTTTAGCAGCACTATTCATGGGTTTCATGCTCTCCGTACCCTATATGCTGATAAAATTGTTTGCACCAAAAGTCAGCGAAGATACTGGTAAGAGGTTTAGCATCAATTGCGCTGATTTACACGCAGCAGGATTGATACAATTcccctttcttttttcttaccCAGCACTAAGCGATCCTGCCATGTGGAACAATCCAGTGGAGGTGCAGGCATTGCACAATTTCGATGCCTCCAACGCTCAGGAGATGTCGATCCGTGCGGGACAATCGGTGTTACTTGCGCCGAAGCAAATTCAAACCGACCGACATTTGCTGAACAGTGGATGGGTACTAGCGGCTACAGCCGATCGACGAACGTCCGGAATCATTCCACTAAACTATGTACAAGCGCTGAAACAATCTGTCGAGAGTCAGtag
- the LOC1279505 gene encoding peroxisomal membrane protein PEX13 isoform X2, with translation MATNFRNTTLNEERIFGNTSGLNTSAGVIPTNHPPPLPPRPQFSGGGGDMMFGNRYGFPGQSGYHSYSPYGGYSSMDYYGHRSYGGYGGYGQGYGGGYGNPGGGFNYPEHRFIQLAEESSRPAFQILESLVGAVGNVATMLDSTFFAVTSSFRAVLSVAANLAHLKGTFAQFWSSLAVVRAAVWLYKKMLYKLRITKTDPTLEAFKEAFNVSTGSDVNGNNNGRKHSSSLLAALFMGFMLSVPYMLIKLFAPKVSEDTALSDPAMWNNPVEVQALHNFDASNAQEMSIRAGQSVLLAPKQIQTDRHLLNSGWVLAATADRRTSGIIPLNYVQALKQSVESQ, from the exons ATGGCGACCAACTTTCGGAACACAACCCTCAATGAGGAACGAATATTTGGCAATACAAGTGGACTAAACACGTCAGCTGGAGTAATTCCTACGAATCATCCACCACCTTTGCCACCGAGACCACAGTTTTCGGGTGGTGGGGGAGATATGATGTTCGGTAATCGGTATGGATTTCCTGGCCAATCTGGATATCACAGCTACAGCCCGTACGGAGGATATTCCTCTATGGATTATTATGGCCACAGGAGCTACGGTGGATATGGAGGGTACGGTCAAGGATATGGAGGAGGATACGGTAACCCCGGTGGTGGGTTCAATTACCCGGAACACAG GTTTATTCAGTTAGCAGAAGAAAGTTCGCGGCCCGCCTTTCAGATCCTTGAATCGCTCGTCGGCGCAGTTGGCAATGTGGCGACGATGCTAGACTCTACCTTCTTTGCCGTCACCAGCTCATTCCGTGCCGTGCTGAGTGTGGCAGCAAATTTGGCGCACCTGAAGGGAACGTTTGCCCAGTTCTGGTCATCTTTGGCTGTTGTGCGAGCGGCCGTGTGGTTGTATAAAAA GATGCTGTACAAACTGAGGATAACGAAAACAGATCCCACGTTGGAGGCATTCAAAGAAGCGTTTAATGTATCTACTGGTAGCGATGTGAACGGTAACAACAACGGCAGAAAACATTCATCCTCACTTTTAGCAGCACTATTCATGGGTTTCATGCTCTCCGTACCCTATATGCTGATAAAATTGTTTGCACCAAAAGTCAGCGAAGATACTG CACTAAGCGATCCTGCCATGTGGAACAATCCAGTGGAGGTGCAGGCATTGCACAATTTCGATGCCTCCAACGCTCAGGAGATGTCGATCCGTGCGGGACAATCGGTGTTACTTGCGCCGAAGCAAATTCAAACCGACCGACATTTGCTGAACAGTGGATGGGTACTAGCGGCTACAGCCGATCGACGAACGTCCGGAATCATTCCACTAAACTATGTACAAGCGCTGAAACAATCTGTCGAGAGTCAGtag
- the LOC1279504 gene encoding 4'-phosphopantetheine phosphatase, with product MGSTEANPTPGRFSHCTLLANVDAYNPDTLDLYQDPEANRYWFACFKDMVLKFERQAMASQSKDASAAARAQSFREHCAEMLVQLQEGTRETPSLGIRNLLEVIESALRKFGFDDPWKEQKTIENKASIGMLKPRLQQLDSIASRREKWTEIVRGVLAGNMFDWGAQAVTKILETNNGFGLQQALDRIQKRPWLIDDLDGWLDRMEHDPPHRCATIFTDNAGIDFVLGIVPLVRELLKRNTKVLLCATINPAINDITYSELTKAIADCCEECDILRDAYSKEHRLLLFGNDQIGPCLDFRVLSKDLSDAIEQNDVDLLIIVGMARALHTNLYAKFACETFKLAVVKNEWLAKRLGGETFSVVCKYER from the exons ATGGGCTCGACGGAGGCAAATCCAACTCCCGGACGCTTCTCGCACTGCACCCTGTTGGCGAACGTCGATGCGTACAATCCCGATACGCTCGATCTTTATCAGGATCCGGAGGCGAATCGATACTGGTTCGCCTGCTTCAAAGACATGGTGCTCAAGTTCGAGCGGCAGGCAATGGCAAGTCAATCGAAGGATGCCAGCGCTGCAGCCCGTGCCCAATCTTTCCGCGAGCACTGTGCCGAAATGCTCGTCCAGCTGCAGGAGGGCACACG AGAAACGCCATCATTGGGTATCAGAAACCTGCTGGAGGTAATCGAAAGTGCTCTCCGAAAGTTTGGCTTCGATGACCCTTGGAAGGAACAAAAGACGATCGAAAACAAAGCATCGATCGGTATGCTAAAGCCGCGATTGCAGCAACTCGACAGCATAGCCTCCCGGAGGGAAAAGTGGACGGAGATTGTACGTGGTGTACTAGCTG GTAATATGTTCGATTGGGGCGCCCAGGCTGTGACAAAAATTTTAGAAACAAACAATGGATTCGGCCTACAGCAGGCTCTAGATCGGATACAGAAAAGGCCCTGGTTAATCGACGACCTAGACGGGTGGCTCGACAGAATGGAG CACGATCCACCACACCGCTGTGCGACGATTTTCACTGACAATGCGGGCATCGACTTCGTGTTAGGGATTGTGCCCTTGGTTCGCGAACTGTTGAAGCGCAACACGAAGGTGCTGCTGTGTGCGACCATCAATCCGGCGATAAACGATATTACGTACTCCGAGCTAACGAAAGCTATTGCCGATTGCTGCGAAGAGTGCGACATTCTACGAGACGCCTACAGCAAGGAACatcggttgctgctgtttggcAATGACCAAATCGGACCCTGTCTGGACTTTAGAGTGCTTTCAAAAG ATTTATCGGACGCAATCGAACAAAACGACGTCGATTTATTGATAATTGTCGGAATGGCTCGGGCATTGCATACCAACCTGTACGCAAAGTTCGCGTGCGAAACATTCAAACTGGCTGTCGTAAAGAATGAATGGTTAGCTAAACGGCTAGGTGGCGAAACTTTCTCCGTGGTATGTAAATACGAACGGTAA